Part of the Lichenicola cladoniae genome is shown below.
GTGAGCCGAGCAGTGCGTGGGTCACGCTGACATGCGAGCCGATCGAGCAGTCGTTTCCCAGAACCACGCCGGCCGCGATGACCGTATGCGCCCCGATCCGGCTGTTCTCCCCGATCGTCACGCGTTCGCCGATGCAGACATACGCGCCGATCTCCGCGCTCGGGTGGATGAAGGCGCTGTTGGCGATGGTTGCTGTCGGATGGATACCGGCGACTGCTCCCGTGAGCGGATGAAAGAGACGGCAGACCAACGACCAGCTTTCGTCGATACGCTCCACGACGATCGGCATGACCGAGTTTGGAACGAACCCGAGCATCTCCTTCTGGACGAGCACGGCGCCGGCCTTCGTCTTCCGGAGGGCCTGCTCGTGCTTCCGGTGGTTGAGGAAACTCAGGTCGCCGAGTGTCGCATCGGTGAGCGATGCCAGCCCATGCAGCGTGATGTCGGGTGAATTCGTGGTTCCACGTGCGGCGGATGCGATGAAGCTCAGGCTGAACGGTCCGACCTTCTCGTAGAAATGCGGATCGCCTGTATGTGCCTGGTGCATGGAGACCGTCCCGTTCACTGCGACACGGATACCATGACGACTACAACTTTAAGTGTAACTTTTCACAACGTCGTGAAATGCCGGGCTTTCACCTTCGATGTCCACGGTTCTGCGACCAGTGAGTAGTCTATGCGGCCCTCGCGTGCTCCCGGCCGCTCGATGCTGCCTGCAAGCAGATATGCACCACGTCGCGCATCGATTGTGCGTGATGATCGACCCCGAGCGCCTGGCCTATGCGACGCTGGAGGTCCTCGGGGGTGCGCCCTGGCCAGAACGCGACCGCAATCGGGATGCCGGGAGCCTGTTGGCGTAACCGCCGCGCGGTATAGCGCAACGGCGACAACCGGCTTTCGAGCCCAAGCGCACACAGGCAGATCAGCGCCGGGTTGCCGATGTCCAGCGTGCCGATGCGTGTGCGCGATGTCGCCTCGTTCGGCACGATACGGCCGTCGATGCCGTGCTTGGCCAGGATCTGCACGAGGATCGAAGCGGCGACCTCGTCGAGCGGACCGCTTCCCGGAACGCACAGCACCGGCTGGTCGACCTGCCACGCTGGCTGCGCGGTATTGTCCTGGTTCAGCATCCCGGTGGCCGCCGGCTGCCGGAGCAATCCATCCGGATCCTCGGGCGCTACCGCCGAGCGCTCCTGGTCGGCAGGGTCCGGCTTGGGGTGGGCATCAGGATAGCGGTTCAGCTCGCCGACCAACTCGGTGATCGCGTCGCGCATCCGCGCCAGGTGGGCATCCTCGAGCACGCCACGATCGACATCGAGGCTGGCCAGCTGCAGCCCGGGGATCACCACGTCGTCGTAGTAGGTGGAGAGCGCCACCTCCTGCAGCAGCGCCTCGGCCTGCTCCTCGATCTCGTCCGGGTCGTCCGCCAGCATGCGCTGGTAGAAGCTCTCGACCGGCGACAGGGCCGGCTGGTCGCCGAGCAGGACCGCCAGGAACTCCAGGCGCTCGACATGCCGTCCGAGCACGACAGTACAGAGGGTGAGCGGTGTCGACAGGATCAGGCCGATCGGCCCCCACAGCCAGGTCCAGAACGCGGCGGCCAGCACCACCGAGATCGGCGACAGGCCGGTGCTGTGGCCGATCAGCAGCGGCTCGATGAACTGTGCGACCATCGGCTCGACCAGCAGGTACAACGCCAGCGTCTCGATGGTGCCGTTCCAGCCTGGAAACGAGGCGGCTGCCAGCAGTATCGGCGGCACGGCAGCCAGCAGCGTGCCGAAATACGGGATGAACCGCAGCAGCATCGCCAGGATGCCCCACAGGAACGGGCTCGGAATGCCGATCAGGAACAGGCCCCCGGCGATCAGGCAGCCAAAGCCGGCATTGATCGCCAGCTGGGTCAGGAAATAGCGGCTGAGCCGCGAGCCCGCATCGTCGATCGCTACCGTGGTGCGGTGCAGATCGCGGGTGCCGAACAGCCGGATCGCCCGGTCGCGCAGATCCTCGCGCTGCAACAGGATAAAGATGGATACGATGAACACGACCAGCACCGTCGCCAGCGGATGTGCCATGCGCGCCAGCAGGCTCTCGGCCATGTCCAGCGACGTGGGGGCGGCCTTGATGATTTCGACCTGTGCCGGCCTGGCCGGGGTCGAGGCAGACACCGGCTGAGGTGCCGGCGCCGGACCTGCCAGCAGCTGGCCGACCTGTTCGCGCAGGTGCTGGAAGCTGCCGAACGATTGCCCCGAGCCGAGGTGATGCAGCGAGATCAGCTTGCCCTCGATGGTCGAGTGGTTCGCGGCCAACTCGCGGGTGAGCCCGACCGCCTGCATGCCGATCAGCCACAGCAGCCCGGCGATGAGCCCGAGTGCGAACAGGATCGAGAGCGACGCGGACGGCCAGCGGCCGAAATGCCAGCGCCGCAGCAACGCGTTGAGCGGCTGCAGCAGGAAGCTCAGCAGCACCGCGAGCACCACCGGGATGCAGATGTCGTGGCCGAAATAAAGCGCTGCGATCAGCACGACCCCGACCTGGAGCGCCAGGAGGCCACGCATGCCAGGCAACTCCGCGGGCGGTACGATCGATCCCCGGTCCCGGGCTCGGGTTCCCACGCTGGTCTCGCGCATGCCGATCCTCGATCTCGCCGTATTGGGTTCGCAATGAACGGCCTGTCGCTTTTGCAGTTGCGCAACGAGCCGATCCGGGCGGCAAAATGCGGCATCGATCGAAGGGGAGCGCCATGCAGACGCGTATCGAAGGCGAGATGCTGCCAGTGCTTTATGTATCGCTGGATCCCTGGGAGAGCATCGTCTCGGAAACCGGCGAGCTGTCCTGGAAAAGTCCCAACGTCACTCTGCAGACCACCACAGCCGGGGCGGGTTCATCCGGCTTCCTGGGTGCGGTGAAGCGCTCGCTGGCCGGCGGCGGCCTGTTCATGACGCAATACAAGGCCGAGGGCGGTCCAGGTTTCATCGCCTTTGCCGCCAAGATCCCCGGAACGATCGACGAGCACCGGATCGAGCCCGGGCGCTCCTACATGCTGCACCGCCACGGCTTCATGTGCGCGACCGAAGGAGTCACGCTCGGGCTCGGCTTCCAGCGCTCGCTCGGCGCCGGGATATTCGGCGGCGACGGATTCCGGCTGCAACAGGTATCGGGCAGCGGTACATTCTGGACCATGCTCGGTGGCCAGGTGGTGAGCCACCTGCTGGCGCCCGGCGAGGCAATCGACGTCCATCCGGGCCATGTCGGCATGTTCGAGGACAGCGTATCGTTCGACATCACCATGCTGCCCGGCATCCGCAACAAGCTGTTCGGTGGCGACGGATTCTTTCTGGCCAGGCTGACCGGTCCGGGCAGGATCTGGCTGCAGACCCTGACCATGCCGAACCTGGCCCATGCACTCGGGCCCTATCTCGGCGGAGAGACCGTGGCGTCGACCGCCGAGGGATCCGCACTTGGCGTTGCCGCATCGAGCTTTATACGGCGCGCGTTCCAGTAGCGCCCCGGCGGGCCGGCAGCGACACCGCCAGCGATACGACCACGTTCAGCGCCAGCAGGCCGGTCGGGATGCTGATCGCGGACCCGTCGAGATGCAGCGCATGCACCGGTTTCAGCCCGTCGGCGAACACGATCCAGCTTCCGGCCGCCATGCCGGCTGCCCAGCCGGCAAGCAGTCCCGTCGCGGTCAGCCGCAACGGCAACAGCCCGATCACCAGGGCCGGCAGCGTCTGCAGCATCCACACGCTGCCCAGCAACTGCAGGTCGATGGCGAATTGCGGGTTGAGCAGCAGGATGCAGCCGAGTGCCGCGACCTTCACCAGCAGCGCGGTGGTCCGTGCCGCCCGGGCATTGCCGCGGCCCGGCAGCAAATTGCGGGTTACCAGGCTGGCTGCCCCGATCGCCATCACCGCAGCCGGCACCAGCGCACCGACCGCGATCGCGGCGAACGCGAAGCCCACGATCCAGCCGGGGAAGATCGCCAGGAACAGCAGCGGCACCACCGAGCTGGGTAGGGTGGTGACGATGCCCGCCGCATGCGCCATCAGTCCGAGCAGCACCGTGTAGGCCGGCAGCATCACCGCGTTGCGCCGGATCGTGTCGGCGTCGTGCGCGGCCAGCACGCCGGTCAGGGTGTGCGGATACAGGAATGCCGCCAGCGCCGAGCTCAGCGCGAGCGTCGCATGGGGAATGGACTCGCCAGGCCCCAGGACGTGGCCGTCCGGCGCTGCCTTCAGGTGTACGGAGGCGTGGGCGAACATCGTGCCGTAGCCGCCGAGATGCAGCGGGATCACCGTGACCGCGGCGATCACCACGATGTAGATCATCAGGTCTTTCAGGAACGCCGTGGTCGCCGGCGCGTCCAGTCCGCCGAACCAGGTGTAGGCGGCCAGCGACAGGAACGCCGCGATCAGCGGGATCTCGTCGGGCAGGCCTAGCGCTTCCAGCACAGTGCGGATGCCGACCAGCTGCAGCGCGATATACGGCACGACCGACACCAGGCCGGTGACCCCGATCGCGCGTTCCAGGCTCCGGCTGCCGAAGCGGGCGCGCACGATGTCGGCGGCGATGACGTGGCCGCCCTGCTTGGCGATCTGGCACAGGCGCGGCATCACCGCATACACGAACGGGTAGACGATGATGGTGTAGGGCAGCGCGAAGAAGCCGTATGCGCCGGTGGCGTATACCACCGCCGGCACCGCGATGATGGTGTAGGCGGTATAGAAGTCGCCGCCGACAATGAACCAGGTGACCCAGGTACCGAACGACCTGCCGCCGAGGCTCCAGTCCTCGCCGTCCTTGTCCCTGCCTCGTCCTTTCCGCCAGCTCGCAGATGCGCCGAGCAGGATCGTCGCGACGAAGAAGACCAGGAAGACCGCGATACCGGCCCAGCCGGCCGTCGGCATCGATGGGGCGGTCATGCGCGCCCGAACTTCCAGACGATCCAGATCAGCATCGCGGTCAGCGGAACCCAGGCGAGCTGGTACCAGTAGAAGAACGGGAAGCCGAACAGCGCCGGCGTGGCGCGGTCGTAGAACGGCACCCACAGCAACCCGACGAACGGCAGAAGCAGCAGCATGTGCACCAGGATCGGGCGAAGGTATCGGCTACCGCCGGCTTGGATCATCCCGGCGCGCGGCTCCCGGCTGCCGGCCGCATGGATTGCCGGGTGACGCCTGCTTGGCGGATCGTGCGATGTGTTTCAAGCTTCGGTCAGAGGGCTGCGATGATCGGGCAGACGCGCCAGGATCGGTAGCTCGGCGAGCCGCATAGGGAGGACACGTCATGACCCAGGAAGTTCGCGTCGTTGCCATCGTCGATGCAAGGCCGGGCCAGGCGGCCGCCGTCGCCGAGGCGATCGCGGCTGTGGTTGCGCCGACCCTGAAGGAGCCGGGCTGCCACGAGTATGTCCCTCATCGCGACACCGAGGACGGCAACCGCTTCGTGTTCGTCGAGCGGTGGGACAGCGCGGCGGCGCTCGAAGCGCATAATCGGAGCCCGCATCTGCAGGCCTTCGCGGCGGCGATCGGGCCGTTGCTGGCAGCGCCGTTGCGTGTCCTGGTGCTCGAGGCGCTGGGCTGAGACAGCGCAGGCCCGAGGATGCTCGGCTTGACGGACATGCCGGTTCCGTAGCCTGGACCAGGCGAGGTGACGCTCTGGACCTTGGCCTCCGGCATCTTGGATAGGCTGGCGCGCGCTGGGTGCGTCTTCGGCGTGTTCTCCGACTGGTATCTCAGCGAAGCACCAGTTCGAGTCGGGCTGGACGATATTACGGCATAGGAACGACCACGCGGCATTGTCTGATCACCGGTATCGGAAGCGGGCTCGGGCGGGCTTTGGCGGAGGCGGGACGCGCCGCCTTCGGAGCGCTGGCACCCGGTCGCGCCTTCGGGCTGATGACGGAAGCGCGCGATCCGGCCTCGGTCGTGACCACGGTCGCAGATGCCGAACACCTGACCTGAGGGATCGATGTTCTTGTGGCGAATGCCGGCAGGGGACTGGTCGGCGCGCTCGAGGAAACCCGCGACCTGTTTAAGGTCAACGTATTCGGCCCCATCACGCTTATCCAGACGGTGTTGCCGGCCATGCGCGCCAGGCGTGCAGGCCACATCGTCAACATCACCTCCGTCAGCGGACTGGCAGCCTGGGTCGGCACGTCTATTTACGGTGCAACCAAGTATGCGATGGAATGGATTGGTGAGACGCTGGCCAACGAGGTGGACGAGCATGGCATTAAGGTGACCAACGTGGCACCAAGCGGGATGCGGACGGATTTTGTCGGCCGGTCATTGGCCATGACGGCTACGAGTGTGCCGGCTTATGAC
Proteins encoded:
- the lpxD gene encoding UDP-3-O-(3-hydroxymyristoyl)glucosamine N-acyltransferase — protein: MHQAHTGDPHFYEKVGPFSLSFIASAARGTTNSPDITLHGLASLTDATLGDLSFLNHRKHEQALRKTKAGAVLVQKEMLGFVPNSVMPIVVERIDESWSLVCRLFHPLTGAVAGIHPTATIANSAFIHPSAEIGAYVCIGERVTIGENSRIGAHTVIAAGVVLGNDCSIGSHVSVTHALLGSRVHLHSGVRIGQEGFGLSSGPKKLSRVPQLGRVIIGDDVEIGANTTVDRGSVQDTIIGAGTHIDNLVQIGHNVQIGRSCIIVAQVGISGSTVLGDYVQVGGQAAMAPHLLIGNRARIGAQAGVIADIPDGAAVIGSPAQPRLQFWRQVALLKQLATRSQSTH
- a CDS encoding AI-2E family transporter, with the translated sequence MRGLLALQVGVVLIAALYFGHDICIPVVLAVLLSFLLQPLNALLRRWHFGRWPSASLSILFALGLIAGLLWLIGMQAVGLTRELAANHSTIEGKLISLHHLGSGQSFGSFQHLREQVGQLLAGPAPAPQPVSASTPARPAQVEIIKAAPTSLDMAESLLARMAHPLATVLVVFIVSIFILLQREDLRDRAIRLFGTRDLHRTTVAIDDAGSRLSRYFLTQLAINAGFGCLIAGGLFLIGIPSPFLWGILAMLLRFIPYFGTLLAAVPPILLAAASFPGWNGTIETLALYLLVEPMVAQFIEPLLIGHSTGLSPISVVLAAAFWTWLWGPIGLILSTPLTLCTVVLGRHVERLEFLAVLLGDQPALSPVESFYQRMLADDPDEIEEQAEALLQEVALSTYYDDVVIPGLQLASLDVDRGVLEDAHLARMRDAITELVGELNRYPDAHPKPDPADQERSAVAPEDPDGLLRQPAATGMLNQDNTAQPAWQVDQPVLCVPGSGPLDEVAASILVQILAKHGIDGRIVPNEATSRTRIGTLDIGNPALICLCALGLESRLSPLRYTARRLRQQAPGIPIAVAFWPGRTPEDLQRRIGQALGVDHHAQSMRDVVHICLQAASSGREHARAA
- a CDS encoding AIM24 family protein yields the protein MQTRIEGEMLPVLYVSLDPWESIVSETGELSWKSPNVTLQTTTAGAGSSGFLGAVKRSLAGGGLFMTQYKAEGGPGFIAFAAKIPGTIDEHRIEPGRSYMLHRHGFMCATEGVTLGLGFQRSLGAGIFGGDGFRLQQVSGSGTFWTMLGGQVVSHLLAPGEAIDVHPGHVGMFEDSVSFDITMLPGIRNKLFGGDGFFLARLTGPGRIWLQTLTMPNLAHALGPYLGGETVASTAEGSALGVAASSFIRRAFQ
- a CDS encoding sodium:solute symporter family protein yields the protein MTAPSMPTAGWAGIAVFLVFFVATILLGASASWRKGRGRDKDGEDWSLGGRSFGTWVTWFIVGGDFYTAYTIIAVPAVVYATGAYGFFALPYTIIVYPFVYAVMPRLCQIAKQGGHVIAADIVRARFGSRSLERAIGVTGLVSVVPYIALQLVGIRTVLEALGLPDEIPLIAAFLSLAAYTWFGGLDAPATTAFLKDLMIYIVVIAAVTVIPLHLGGYGTMFAHASVHLKAAPDGHVLGPGESIPHATLALSSALAAFLYPHTLTGVLAAHDADTIRRNAVMLPAYTVLLGLMAHAAGIVTTLPSSVVPLLFLAIFPGWIVGFAFAAIAVGALVPAAVMAIGAASLVTRNLLPGRGNARAARTTALLVKVAALGCILLLNPQFAIDLQLLGSVWMLQTLPALVIGLLPLRLTATGLLAGWAAGMAAGSWIVFADGLKPVHALHLDGSAISIPTGLLALNVVVSLAVSLPARRGATGTRAV
- a CDS encoding DUF3311 domain-containing protein translates to MIQAGGSRYLRPILVHMLLLLPFVGLLWVPFYDRATPALFGFPFFYWYQLAWVPLTAMLIWIVWKFGRA
- a CDS encoding putative quinol monooxygenase; the encoded protein is MTQEVRVVAIVDARPGQAAAVAEAIAAVVAPTLKEPGCHEYVPHRDTEDGNRFVFVERWDSAAALEAHNRSPHLQAFAAAIGPLLAAPLRVLVLEALG
- a CDS encoding SDR family NAD(P)-dependent oxidoreductase, coding for MANAGRGLVGALEETRDLFKVNVFGPITLIQTVLPAMRARRAGHIVNITSVSGLAAWVGTSIYGATKYAMEWIGETLANEVDEHGIKVTNVAPSGMRTDFVGRSLAMTATSVPAYDGAARDADLALASYGVQEQGDPTQAASAINAAVRAPETTGSSTVGQGCRSLRRGGNSAAAG